From one Lycium ferocissimum isolate CSIRO_LF1 chromosome 5, AGI_CSIRO_Lferr_CH_V1, whole genome shotgun sequence genomic stretch:
- the LOC132056675 gene encoding 21 kDa protein-like: protein MEGSCNNRCPFRIVFLILVAFTTSSFMESVSAARPTAGNTHTEFIRTSCKSTTYPNLCFSSLSGRASAIGASPQLMAHESLTVSLVTALSTSAMMVKVAHGQGMTRREVGAMRDCVEELSDAVAELRKSLGEMKELRGEDFDLKMNDIQTWVSAALTDEDTCTEGFGGKVMNGKVKTVIRGKILKVAHMTSNALALINSLAALHG, encoded by the coding sequence atggaAGGTTCTTGTAATAACCGTTGCCCTTTCCGcattgtttttcttattttagtaGCCTTCACTACTTCTTCATTCATGGAGTCAGTTTCGGCGGCAAGGCCAACTGCCGGAAATACACATACAGAGTTTATAAGAACATCTTGTAAGTCAACAACTTATCCAAACCTCTGTTTCAGCTCATTATCAGGACGTGCAAGTGCCATTGGAGCTTCCCCTCAACTTATGGCCCATGAATCCCTCACCGTCAGCCTTGTAACAGCCCTATCGACATCTGCCATGATGGTGAAGGTGGCACACGGCCAAGGCATGACGCGGAGAGAGGTCGGCGCCATGCGCGACTGTGTGGAGGAACTAAGTGACGCAGTCGCGGAACTGAGAAAATCTTTGGGGGAAATGAAGGAGCTGAGGGGCGAAGATTTTGACCTTAAAATGAATGATATTCAAACGTGGGTGAGTGCTGCCTTGACGGATGAGGATACATGCACTGAGGGGTTTGGTGGAAAAGTCATGAACGGGAAAGTTAAGACTGTTATAAGGGGAAAGATTCTGAAAGTTGCACATATGACAAGCAATGCCTTAGCTTTGATCAACAGCCTTGCGGCCCTCCACGGCTAA
- the LOC132056677 gene encoding uncharacterized protein LOC132056677, with protein sequence MNQRSAANRRPSGTDGSDFSYRMVVDSRYTKVAKAKSRLSKLIFSQVVTQLMIAANVFVSLSKKESPNRVSVSSLAIGLISVLAGELGRKRSRSNFLKFYVFGSSMSILLSVAYLAMNNLSLETFQKISSLETLKIAAVLLGFVVQLFVVGTTISLINNMAPPKRAS encoded by the exons ATGAATCAAAGGTCAGCAGCAAATCGGAGGCCATCCGGAACCGACGGCTCTGATTTCTCCTATCGCATGGTCGTCGATTCCA GATACACGAAAGTTGCAAAGGCAAAGTCTCGTCTTTCCAAATTGATCTTTTCTCAG GTGGTCACTCAATTGATGATAGCAGCTAATGTATTTGTTTCATTATCAAAGAAGGAGTCTCCCAATAGAGTTTCCGTTTCTTCCCTTGCAATTGGCCTCATCTCTGTTCTGGCAGGGGAACTAG GTCGAAAGAGAAGCCGATCAAACTTTTTGAAGTTTTATGTCTTTGGATCGTCGATGTCGATCCTGTTGTCAGTGGCATATCTTGCTATGAACAATCTCTCATTGGAG actttccaaaaaatttcaagtttggaGACTCTAAAGATTGCAGCTGTCCTACTAG GATTTGTGGTACAACTTTTTGTTGTTGGTACAACCATTTCTCTTATTAATAACATGGCACCTCCCAAGAGGGCTTCTTGA